Proteins co-encoded in one Puniceicoccaceae bacterium genomic window:
- a CDS encoding family 43 glycosylhydrolase yields MNNPILSCVIAISMTLQCHSAMAASSELPSGLCPDSGNPILPGYYADPSVVTHDGRYYLYATLDPWGGETLGCWSSEDFANWEFHELNWPTKAACTSPTSKDAMVWAPSVVQGIDGAFYMYVSVGSEIWVGSANHPLGPWQNLLGDQPMIPEDFRPGYHMIDGEAFIDDDGQPWLYWGSGWNWTNGKCWVVPLEADMVTFAGEVVDVTPPHFFEAPLMVKRDGRYYLMYSDGKTIEDTYQVHYAVGDGPTGPFVEAPNSPILVSDHSQNILSPGHHTVVELEGEHYILYHRHSIPFDPEVVGRQVCMEPLEWDEHGWIRNIRPSHDGVERFARLRTSSASEMRGQVKASSVQHSWTGADQAQDNNYATLWKPDPEDSRPTLVMDLGKRMQVTHQELRLEFAWKPYHFTVQHSDDGSTWELLEDFSLTPAKGSPVQISTPVEARCLRLVFAPDSETRPGVMEWQVF; encoded by the coding sequence ATGAACAACCCCATTCTGTCTTGTGTGATCGCAATCTCCATGACGCTGCAATGCCATTCGGCAATGGCAGCGAGTTCCGAACTTCCTTCCGGACTCTGCCCGGATTCAGGCAACCCCATTTTGCCAGGATATTATGCGGACCCTTCGGTGGTAACCCACGACGGACGATATTATCTCTATGCCACGCTCGATCCCTGGGGAGGGGAAACGCTTGGTTGCTGGAGTAGTGAGGATTTTGCCAACTGGGAATTTCACGAACTCAACTGGCCCACCAAAGCAGCATGCACAAGCCCCACCTCCAAGGATGCAATGGTCTGGGCACCCTCGGTAGTGCAGGGCATCGATGGCGCCTTCTACATGTATGTTTCCGTTGGCAGTGAAATCTGGGTTGGCTCTGCGAACCACCCGCTCGGACCCTGGCAAAATCTTCTTGGGGATCAGCCCATGATTCCAGAGGATTTTCGTCCCGGCTACCACATGATTGATGGGGAGGCCTTCATTGATGATGATGGGCAGCCTTGGCTCTATTGGGGATCTGGATGGAACTGGACCAACGGGAAATGCTGGGTCGTTCCACTTGAGGCGGACATGGTGACCTTTGCCGGAGAAGTGGTCGATGTGACGCCGCCGCACTTTTTCGAGGCTCCGCTGATGGTGAAGCGGGACGGACGTTATTACCTGATGTATTCTGACGGGAAAACCATTGAAGACACCTATCAGGTGCACTATGCCGTCGGAGACGGCCCGACCGGACCCTTTGTCGAAGCACCCAACAGTCCCATCCTGGTGTCGGATCACTCTCAAAACATACTAAGTCCCGGGCATCACACGGTGGTCGAACTGGAAGGCGAACACTACATCCTGTACCATCGCCACAGCATTCCCTTCGATCCGGAGGTAGTGGGGCGACAGGTCTGTATGGAGCCGCTGGAATGGGATGAGCACGGGTGGATTCGCAACATCCGTCCCAGCCACGATGGAGTCGAACGGTTTGCCCGCCTGCGCACAAGCTCCGCTTCCGAAATGCGTGGACAGGTGAAAGCATCGTCGGTGCAGCATTCCTGGACAGGGGCAGATCAGGCGCAGGATAACAACTATGCAACGCTCTGGAAACCGGATCCCGAGGATTCCCGTCCAACGCTCGTGATGGACCTCGGGAAGCGGATGCAGGTGACTCATCAGGAACTGCGCTTGGAGTTTGCGTGGAAACCCTACCACTTTACTGTTCAGCACTCGGATGATGGCTCGACTTGGGAGCTACTGGAAGACTTTTCTCTTACCCCTGCGAAAGGTTCCCCTGTTCAGATTTCCACTCCGGTCGAAGCGCGCTGCCTGCGACTCGTGTTTGCACCGGATTCGGAAACCCGTCCCGGGGTAATGGAATGGCAGGTATTCTGA
- a CDS encoding alpha-N-arabinofuranosidase has protein sequence MIYPDHTGATINPNIYGHFSEHLGHCIYEGIWVGEDSEIPNVRGIRTDVVEALKAVDIPVLRWPGGCFADEYHWKDGIGPKEERPTMINTHWGGVVENNHFGTHEFLDLCEQIGAEPFISANVGSGTPQEMMEWIEYMTSDAISPMANLRRQNGREEPWKVTYLGIGNENWGCGGNMRAEYYADVYRHFKTFAKNYGDNRLFKIACGASGDDYDWTETLMHIAGRHMDGLSLHYYTLPKGNWSDKGKSTGFGEDEWFSTLKRTLYMEELVAKHSAIMDVYDPEKRIGLMVDEWGTWYDPEPGRNPGFLWQQNTLRDALVAGINLNIFNQNADRVRMANIAQVVNVLQAMILTDGAQILKTPTYHVFEMYKVHHEATLVQHRLQTDAYVHGEESVNSLHVSCSSNADGVVNVTICNLDPEVAKPLNCALSGASIASVKGRVLTAAEMDAHNTFDSPNAIEPSEFEEFSLDSGKLSASIPAKSVVVLTLEYQ, from the coding sequence ATGATCTATCCGGACCACACCGGAGCGACGATCAATCCGAACATCTACGGACATTTTTCCGAGCATCTGGGGCACTGTATTTACGAAGGCATCTGGGTGGGTGAGGACAGTGAAATCCCAAATGTGCGAGGGATTCGAACCGACGTTGTGGAAGCCCTCAAGGCAGTGGATATTCCGGTGCTTCGCTGGCCGGGTGGTTGTTTTGCGGATGAGTATCACTGGAAGGATGGCATCGGCCCCAAGGAGGAACGTCCGACCATGATCAACACTCATTGGGGCGGTGTGGTGGAAAACAACCATTTTGGAACGCACGAATTCCTGGACCTTTGTGAGCAGATTGGCGCGGAACCCTTCATCAGTGCGAATGTGGGCAGCGGAACGCCACAGGAAATGATGGAGTGGATTGAATACATGACCTCCGATGCAATTTCGCCAATGGCAAACCTGCGCCGTCAGAACGGTCGCGAGGAACCGTGGAAGGTCACATATCTGGGGATTGGAAATGAAAACTGGGGCTGCGGGGGCAACATGCGTGCCGAGTACTACGCAGACGTGTATCGCCATTTCAAAACCTTTGCCAAAAACTACGGTGACAACCGTCTCTTCAAAATCGCCTGCGGTGCCAGTGGCGATGACTACGACTGGACCGAGACTTTGATGCACATCGCCGGTCGCCACATGGACGGTCTTTCCCTGCACTATTACACTCTGCCCAAGGGTAACTGGTCGGACAAAGGAAAGTCCACCGGATTTGGCGAGGACGAGTGGTTTTCGACGCTCAAGCGCACGCTCTACATGGAAGAGTTGGTTGCAAAACACAGTGCCATCATGGATGTGTACGACCCCGAGAAGCGCATTGGACTCATGGTGGATGAATGGGGCACCTGGTATGATCCTGAACCCGGTCGCAACCCAGGTTTTCTATGGCAGCAAAACACGCTTCGCGATGCACTGGTGGCGGGGATCAATCTCAATATTTTCAACCAGAATGCGGATCGAGTGCGCATGGCAAACATCGCTCAGGTTGTGAACGTATTGCAGGCGATGATCCTCACGGACGGTGCACAGATTCTCAAAACACCCACTTACCATGTGTTTGAGATGTACAAGGTGCACCATGAAGCCACACTCGTGCAGCATCGCTTGCAGACAGATGCCTATGTTCATGGCGAGGAATCCGTGAACAGTCTTCACGTCTCTTGCTCCAGCAATGCTGACGGAGTGGTCAACGTGACGATCTGCAACCTTGATCCCGAAGTTGCGAAGCCGCTGAACTGCGCATTGTCCGGCGCGTCCATTGCCTCTGTGAAGGGCCGGGTGCTGACAGCCGCCGAGATGGATGCACACAACACCTTTGATTCACCGAATGCGATTGAACCTTCGGAGTTTGAGGAATTTTCGCTGGATTCCGGCAAGCTCAGTGCTTCTATTCCGGCCAAGTCCGTCGTGGTTCTGACTCTGGAGTATCAATAA